The Drosophila nasuta strain 15112-1781.00 chromosome 2L, ASM2355853v1, whole genome shotgun sequence genome window below encodes:
- the LOC132787026 gene encoding serine/threonine-protein kinase 11-interacting protein isoform X4 — protein MDPQKITELANLLRKNGDKILSSEFTLTLSGPLLRGLNDSFALIADSDIGFGAGLGTSQQNSQAFQVVKPFNGKSSVFSDLQLLHDFVQKTTLLKLNYFPSEHYFEGAIDICKFRALRRLEVHKINICQVVGIQALRSQLQHLICIKSLNSVEDIITHCGGDNSNGFVWNELQTADFSYNNLRGIDTALEFAQHLQHLNLRHNKLISVSAIKWLPHLKTLDLSYNCLTQFPLFHAEACKRLQSLNISNNYVEELLDLTKLDALTNMDLSDNCLLEHSQLLPLSVLMTLTTLNLQGNPLACHPKHRLATAQYLHKNTSTVKFVLDFEPMSKPEKAMTGSQQLRNVGTMGHRIASSYLSINSSRGSVNTPASSIGSQRSISMRGRDSSSEAEQQAPQETQIVKRRTKKLRSVEIAEHGEEFAKEATAITDPINVSAVPEQEAPDGSHLETKKKIETLRMKYGNEWLQSGNAELMLGISATQPSEQRRHDARQELNEFLGEFSADYQPEPQSQLQSDELNISSTPTNGAHWTSPLNDTLTPIKLDVDNTDKDETQATVYESCDNTTETEYQSMNNTLQEEKDEQREPEIDKHREVLNLYGSSSAEQEEEPVSDEEPDEKLYIVCHAHKTSEPLFLTISSNYIREKDALNERTKTKWSLRVLESCERIKSNTLRVNFDTMQKHKQERVYYADNALCQEIEKKLRDILSQRDLTEMNFTIYKCINCGLKFTRERNKKSYKTSELRCPNCSKDFVAEVHDESGSLEKTKGAAMEPKLSPALIVDESPVGTPLMLQSKEDNQRSANSLNESSSCSKITNSQCSFDSNRSVVGSSNTERDLEFRANESDVDIISNPSQSSIEVLDPNFVQSASRKTSEERRIAQIPNLQTIDDDHSQAQSFIEREFGQLLAARSKSTANEESIETTAEDTTPKSKTLAQVQLTESSSSGSVTDSICTTYEQQSKQQHQLQPQDKGQLLATNDPIVIHNLLHAEPNVSTHQHHHNNNNIEVAGVSENGHLKKGEEAGLSSVFGALFQSTNVLMSSSKKLIDSESTASGVQPYKFNYSDFNDIDHRLKLYFYQTKFKDAGEHFKWLAKGRIFNEQTQTVRDGLLIISTSKCYLMEAYAPPLDDVSKWLRQVTSATINRLTRVQCLPWKLGLSFTLRNWGNFALLLQDMLRTDSLLLYLSDNPLPSNCELIQDPSDAVLQRLNALITEPLKMCTVLSGCRWTCGQDKRNFEVCTLLTSDTQLQVVGNGRFNWLTTNVEQKPQLELSLTQQMSNLVEAERVTDCEYKINFLDETENQCELWHLQFETQANAECCLDVIGKSWEQLFGVPFSYSGM, from the exons ATGGATCCTCAAAAGATAACCGAATTGGCCAATTTGCTGCGCAAAAATGGTGACAAAATCCTTAGCTCGGAATTTACCTTGACCTTATCAG GTCCATTGCTACGCGGTTTGAATGATTCCTTTGCGTTAATCGCTGACAGCGACATTGGATTCGGAGCTGGATTGGGGACATCGCAGCAGAACTCGCAGGCATTCCAAGTGGTTAAGCCATTCAATGGCAAATCGAGTGTGTTTTCCGACCTCCAGCTGCTGCATGATTTTGTGCAGAAAACAACGTTGCTCAAGCTTAACTATTTCCCCAGCGAACATTACTTCGAGGGTGCCATCGACATATGCAAATTCCGTGCACTGCGTCGCCTGGAGGTGCACAAGATTAACATCTGTCAGGTGGTTGGCATCCAAGCGTTGCGTTCGCAGCTGCAACACTTGATCTGCATCAAGAGTCTGAACAGTGTGGAGGACATTATAACGCACTGTGGTGGTGACAACTCGAATGGCTTCGTTTGGAACGAACTGCAAACGGCAGATTTTAGCTATAACAATCTGCGTGGCATTGATACTGCTCTGGAGTTTGCCCAACATCTGCAGCATCTAAATCTGCGGCACAATAAACTAATCAGTGTGTCTGCCATTAAGTGGCTGCCACATCTAAAAACACTTGATCTAAGCTACAATTGCTTGACGCAATTTCCGCTGTTTCATGCCGAGGCTTGCAAGCGACTACAGTCActcaacatcagcaacaactacGTGGAGGAGCTGCTCGACTTGACCAAACTAGATGCTCTGACGAATATGGATCTATCGGACAACTGTCTCCTAGAGCATTCGCAGCTGTTGCCGCTGAGTGTTCTGATGACACTGACCACTCTAAATTTGCAGGGTAATCCACTGGCATGTCATCCAAAACATCGCTTGGCGACAGCACAATATCTGCACAAGAATACATCCACTGTTAAGTTTGTGCTGGACTTTGAGCCCATGTCAAAGCCAGAGAAGGCAATGACGGGCAGCCAACAGCTGCGAAATGTGGGCACCATGGGTCATAGAATCGCCAGCAGTTACTTGTCTATAAATAGCTCACGGGGATCTGTTAATACGCCCGCATCTAGCATTGGCTCGCAGCGTTCGATATCGATGCGAGGCAGAGATTCATCATCTGAAGCAGAGCAACAAGCGCCACAAGAGACGCAAATAGTTAAACGACGCACCAAGAAGCTGCGCAGCGTGGAGATAGCAGAGCATGGCGAAGAGTTTGCAAAGGAAGCGACTGCTATAACAGATCCTATCAACGTAAGCGCTGTTCCGGAACAAGAGGCCCCTGATGGTAGCCATTTGGAGACAAAGAAAAAGATCGAGACATTGCGCATGAAATATGGTAACGAGTGGTTGCAGTCGGGCAATGCAGAACTAATGCTGGGCATAAGCGCAACACAGCCCAGCGAACAGAGACGTCACGATGCACGCCAAGAGCTCAACGAGTTTCTGGGCGAGTTTTCTGCAGACTATCAGCCTGAACCTCAGTCTCAACTCCAATCTGACGAACTCAATATTAGCTCCACGCCCACGAATGGGGCACATTGGACCTCGCCTCTGAATGACACATTGACGCCCATTAAACTAGATGTCGACAACACCGACAAGGACGAGACTCAGGCAACAGTTTACGAATCATGTGATAATACCACGGAAACGGAATATCAGAGCATGAACAATACACTGCAGGAAGAAAAAGATGAACAACGGGAACCAGAGATTGACAAGCATCGAGAAGTGTTGAATCTTTATGGATCGTCAAGTGCAGAGCAAGAAGAGGAGCCAG TCTCTGACGAAGAACCGGATGAGAAGCTTTACATTGTTTGCCATGCGCACAAGACTAGTGAACCTCTGTTCCTAACCATATCATCGAATTACATACGGGAAAAAGACGCACTGAACGAACG AACAAAAACTAAGTGGAGTCTCAGGGTGCTGGAGTCTTGTGAGCGCATTAAATCGAATACGCTGCGCGTCAACTTTGACACcatgcaaaaacacaaacaggaGCGCGTCTATTATGCGGACAATGCACTCTGTCAA GAAATCGAAAAGAAGCTGCGCGATATTCTTTCGCAGCGTGATCTCACCGAAATGAACTTTACCATTTATAAATGCATCAATTGTGGCCTTAAGTTTACCAGAGAACGTAATAAGAAGAGCTACAAGACATCAG AGCTACGTTGTCCCAATTGCTCTAAAGACTTTGTGGCAGAGGTGCACGACGAGTCTGGTTCGCTGGAGAAAACCAAAGGAGCTGCAATGGAACCGAAGTTGTCACCAGCGCTGATTGTAGATGAATCACCAGTTGGTACACCGCTGATGCTGCAGTCCAAGGAGGATAATCAAA GATCGGCCAATTCACTTAACGAAAGCAGCTCCTGTTCGAAGATAACCAACTCACAGTGTTCGTTTGACTCCAATCGTTCAGTTGTGGGCAGTTCGAATACCGAACGTGATTTGGAGTTTCGTGCCAATGAGAGTGATGTCGACATCATATCCAATCCGAGCCAATCTAGTATTGAAGTGCTGGATCCCAATTTCGTGCAAAGCGCTAGTCGCAAAACCTCTGAGGAGCGGCGCATAGCACAAATACCCAATCTACAGACCATCGATGATGACCACAGCCAAGCACAAAGCTTCATTGAGCGTGAGTTTGGCCAACTGCTGGCGGCCAGATCCAAGTCAACAGCAAATGAGGAATCAATTGAAACGACAGCTGAAGATACAACGCCAAAATCCAAAACTTTGGCACAAGTGCAGCTGACGGAGAGCAGCTCATCTGGCTCGGTAACCGACAGCATTTGCACCACTTACGAGCAACAGagcaaacagcaacatcagctgCAGCCGCAGGATAAGGGTCAATTACTGGCAACAAATGATCCCATCGTTATACACAATTTGCTGCATGCCGAACCCAATGTTAGCACCCATCAGCATcaccacaacaataacaacattgaGGTGGCGGGTGTTAGCGAAAATGGACATCTGAAGAAGGGCGAAGAGGCTGGCCTCTCTTCTGTGTTTGGAG CTCTTTTTCAATCGACCAACGTCCTAATGTCCAGCTCAAAGAAGCTCATCGACTCAGAGTCGACTGCCAGCGGAGTGCAGCCCTACAAGTTTAACTACAGCGACTTTAACGACATCGATCACCGGCTAAAGCTGTATTTCTATCAGACAAAGTTCAAGGATGCTGGCGAGCACTTCAAGTGGCTGGCCAAGGGTCGTATTTTCAATGAACAAACGCAGACGGTGCGCGATGGTTTATTGATAATATCCACCAGCAAGTGCTATCTGATGGAGGCATATGCACCGCCCCTTGATGATGTATCCAAGTGGTTGCGTCAGGTAACAAGCGCTACCATTAATCGCTTAACGCGTGTGCAGTGTCTTCCCTGGAAATTGGGATTGTCTTTTACTCTGCGCAATTGGGGAAACTTTGCACTCCTGTTGCAGGATATGCTGCGCACCGACAGCTTATTATTGTACCTGTCGG ATAATCCGCTTCCGTCTAACTGCGAATTGATACAAGACCCGTCTGATGCCGTGCTTCAACGACTAAATGCGCTGATTACGGAGCCGCTTAAGATGTGCACTGTATTGAGTGGCTGCCGATGGACTTGTGGGCAGGATAAACGCAACTTTGAAGTCTGCACATTGCTAACTTCAGACACACAATTGCAAGTCGTCGGCAATGGCCGATTTAATTGGCTGACAACCAACGTGGAGCAGAAGCCACAGCTGGAACTTTCGTTGACACAACAGATGAGCAATCTAGTGGAAGCGGAACGAGTTACGGACTGCGAGTACAAAATCAACTTTCTGGACGAGACGGAAAATCAATGTGAACTGTGGCACCTTCAGTTCGAGACACAGGCTAATGCCGAATGCTGTCTGGACGTCATTGGTAAATCGTGGGAACAACTGTTTGGTGTGCCATTCAGTTATTCCGGAATGTAG
- the LOC132787026 gene encoding serine/threonine-protein kinase 11-interacting protein isoform X2 → MDPQKITELANLLRKNGDKILSSEFTLTLSGPLLRGLNDSFALIADSDIGFGAGLGTSQQNSQAFQVVKPFNGKSSVFSDLQLLHDFVQKTTLLKLNYFPSEHYFEGAIDICKFRALRRLEVHKINICQVVGIQALRSQLQHLICIKSLNSVEDIITHCGGDNSNGFVWNELQTADFSYNNLRGIDTALEFAQHLQHLNLRHNKLISVSAIKWLPHLKTLDLSYNCLTQFPLFHAEACKRLQSLNISNNYVEELLDLTKLDALTNMDLSDNCLLEHSQLLPLSVLMTLTTLNLQGNPLACHPKHRLATAQYLHKNTSTVKFVLDFEPMSKPEKAMTGSQQLRNVGTMGHRIASSYLSINSSRGSVNTPASSIGSQRSISMRGRDSSSEAEQQAPQETQIVKRRTKKLRSVEIAEHGEEFAKEATAITDPINVSAVPEQEAPDGSHLETKKKIETLRMKYGNEWLQSGNAELMLGISATQPSEQRRHDARQELNEFLGEFSADYQPEPQSQLQSDELNISSTPTNGAHWTSPLNDTLTPIKLDVDNTDKDETQATVYESCDNTTETEYQSMNNTLQEEKDEQREPEIDKHREVLNLYGSSSAEQEEEPVSDEEPDEKLYIVCHAHKTSEPLFLTISSNYIREKDALNERTKTKWSLRVLESCERIKSNTLRVNFDTMQKHKQERVYYADNALCQEIEKKLRDILSQRDLTEMNFTIYKCINCGLKFTRERNKKSYKTSELRCPNCSKDFVAEVHDESGSLEKTKGAAMEPKLSPALIVDESPVGTPLMLQSKEDNQMGNKRLIANNTPNNRRSLMQTIKRSANSLNESSSCSKITNSQCSFDSNRSVVGSSNTERDLEFRANESDVDIISNPSQSSIEVLDPNFVQSASRKTSEERRIAQIPNLQTIDDDHSQAQSFIEREFGQLLAARSKSTANEESIETTAEDTTPKSKTLAQVQLTESSSSGSVTDSICTTYEQQSKQQHQLQPQDKGQLLATNDPIVIHNLLHAEPNVSTHQHHHNNNNIEVAGVSENGHLKKGEEAGLSSVFGALFQSTNVLMSSSKKLIDSESTASGVQPYKFNYSDFNDIDHRLKLYFYQTKFKDAGEHFKWLAKGRIFNEQTQTVRDGLLIISTSKCYLMEAYAPPLDDVSKWLRQVTSATINRLTRVQCLPWKLGLSFTLRNWGNFALLLQDMLRTDSLLLYLSDNPLPSNCELIQDPSDAVLQRLNALITEPLKMCTVLSGCRWTCGQDKRNFEVCTLLTSDTQLQVVGNGRFNWLTTNVEQKPQLELSLTQQMSNLVEAERVTDCEYKINFLDETENQCELWHLQFETQANAECCLDVIGKSWEQLFGVPFSYSGM, encoded by the exons ATGGATCCTCAAAAGATAACCGAATTGGCCAATTTGCTGCGCAAAAATGGTGACAAAATCCTTAGCTCGGAATTTACCTTGACCTTATCAG GTCCATTGCTACGCGGTTTGAATGATTCCTTTGCGTTAATCGCTGACAGCGACATTGGATTCGGAGCTGGATTGGGGACATCGCAGCAGAACTCGCAGGCATTCCAAGTGGTTAAGCCATTCAATGGCAAATCGAGTGTGTTTTCCGACCTCCAGCTGCTGCATGATTTTGTGCAGAAAACAACGTTGCTCAAGCTTAACTATTTCCCCAGCGAACATTACTTCGAGGGTGCCATCGACATATGCAAATTCCGTGCACTGCGTCGCCTGGAGGTGCACAAGATTAACATCTGTCAGGTGGTTGGCATCCAAGCGTTGCGTTCGCAGCTGCAACACTTGATCTGCATCAAGAGTCTGAACAGTGTGGAGGACATTATAACGCACTGTGGTGGTGACAACTCGAATGGCTTCGTTTGGAACGAACTGCAAACGGCAGATTTTAGCTATAACAATCTGCGTGGCATTGATACTGCTCTGGAGTTTGCCCAACATCTGCAGCATCTAAATCTGCGGCACAATAAACTAATCAGTGTGTCTGCCATTAAGTGGCTGCCACATCTAAAAACACTTGATCTAAGCTACAATTGCTTGACGCAATTTCCGCTGTTTCATGCCGAGGCTTGCAAGCGACTACAGTCActcaacatcagcaacaactacGTGGAGGAGCTGCTCGACTTGACCAAACTAGATGCTCTGACGAATATGGATCTATCGGACAACTGTCTCCTAGAGCATTCGCAGCTGTTGCCGCTGAGTGTTCTGATGACACTGACCACTCTAAATTTGCAGGGTAATCCACTGGCATGTCATCCAAAACATCGCTTGGCGACAGCACAATATCTGCACAAGAATACATCCACTGTTAAGTTTGTGCTGGACTTTGAGCCCATGTCAAAGCCAGAGAAGGCAATGACGGGCAGCCAACAGCTGCGAAATGTGGGCACCATGGGTCATAGAATCGCCAGCAGTTACTTGTCTATAAATAGCTCACGGGGATCTGTTAATACGCCCGCATCTAGCATTGGCTCGCAGCGTTCGATATCGATGCGAGGCAGAGATTCATCATCTGAAGCAGAGCAACAAGCGCCACAAGAGACGCAAATAGTTAAACGACGCACCAAGAAGCTGCGCAGCGTGGAGATAGCAGAGCATGGCGAAGAGTTTGCAAAGGAAGCGACTGCTATAACAGATCCTATCAACGTAAGCGCTGTTCCGGAACAAGAGGCCCCTGATGGTAGCCATTTGGAGACAAAGAAAAAGATCGAGACATTGCGCATGAAATATGGTAACGAGTGGTTGCAGTCGGGCAATGCAGAACTAATGCTGGGCATAAGCGCAACACAGCCCAGCGAACAGAGACGTCACGATGCACGCCAAGAGCTCAACGAGTTTCTGGGCGAGTTTTCTGCAGACTATCAGCCTGAACCTCAGTCTCAACTCCAATCTGACGAACTCAATATTAGCTCCACGCCCACGAATGGGGCACATTGGACCTCGCCTCTGAATGACACATTGACGCCCATTAAACTAGATGTCGACAACACCGACAAGGACGAGACTCAGGCAACAGTTTACGAATCATGTGATAATACCACGGAAACGGAATATCAGAGCATGAACAATACACTGCAGGAAGAAAAAGATGAACAACGGGAACCAGAGATTGACAAGCATCGAGAAGTGTTGAATCTTTATGGATCGTCAAGTGCAGAGCAAGAAGAGGAGCCAG TCTCTGACGAAGAACCGGATGAGAAGCTTTACATTGTTTGCCATGCGCACAAGACTAGTGAACCTCTGTTCCTAACCATATCATCGAATTACATACGGGAAAAAGACGCACTGAACGAACG AACAAAAACTAAGTGGAGTCTCAGGGTGCTGGAGTCTTGTGAGCGCATTAAATCGAATACGCTGCGCGTCAACTTTGACACcatgcaaaaacacaaacaggaGCGCGTCTATTATGCGGACAATGCACTCTGTCAA GAAATCGAAAAGAAGCTGCGCGATATTCTTTCGCAGCGTGATCTCACCGAAATGAACTTTACCATTTATAAATGCATCAATTGTGGCCTTAAGTTTACCAGAGAACGTAATAAGAAGAGCTACAAGACATCAG AGCTACGTTGTCCCAATTGCTCTAAAGACTTTGTGGCAGAGGTGCACGACGAGTCTGGTTCGCTGGAGAAAACCAAAGGAGCTGCAATGGAACCGAAGTTGTCACCAGCGCTGATTGTAGATGAATCACCAGTTGGTACACCGCTGATGCTGCAGTCCAAGGAGGATAATCAAA tGGGCAACAAGAGGCTCATCGCTAATAACACACCAAACAATCGTAGGAGTTTGATGCAAACCATAAAAA GATCGGCCAATTCACTTAACGAAAGCAGCTCCTGTTCGAAGATAACCAACTCACAGTGTTCGTTTGACTCCAATCGTTCAGTTGTGGGCAGTTCGAATACCGAACGTGATTTGGAGTTTCGTGCCAATGAGAGTGATGTCGACATCATATCCAATCCGAGCCAATCTAGTATTGAAGTGCTGGATCCCAATTTCGTGCAAAGCGCTAGTCGCAAAACCTCTGAGGAGCGGCGCATAGCACAAATACCCAATCTACAGACCATCGATGATGACCACAGCCAAGCACAAAGCTTCATTGAGCGTGAGTTTGGCCAACTGCTGGCGGCCAGATCCAAGTCAACAGCAAATGAGGAATCAATTGAAACGACAGCTGAAGATACAACGCCAAAATCCAAAACTTTGGCACAAGTGCAGCTGACGGAGAGCAGCTCATCTGGCTCGGTAACCGACAGCATTTGCACCACTTACGAGCAACAGagcaaacagcaacatcagctgCAGCCGCAGGATAAGGGTCAATTACTGGCAACAAATGATCCCATCGTTATACACAATTTGCTGCATGCCGAACCCAATGTTAGCACCCATCAGCATcaccacaacaataacaacattgaGGTGGCGGGTGTTAGCGAAAATGGACATCTGAAGAAGGGCGAAGAGGCTGGCCTCTCTTCTGTGTTTGGAG CTCTTTTTCAATCGACCAACGTCCTAATGTCCAGCTCAAAGAAGCTCATCGACTCAGAGTCGACTGCCAGCGGAGTGCAGCCCTACAAGTTTAACTACAGCGACTTTAACGACATCGATCACCGGCTAAAGCTGTATTTCTATCAGACAAAGTTCAAGGATGCTGGCGAGCACTTCAAGTGGCTGGCCAAGGGTCGTATTTTCAATGAACAAACGCAGACGGTGCGCGATGGTTTATTGATAATATCCACCAGCAAGTGCTATCTGATGGAGGCATATGCACCGCCCCTTGATGATGTATCCAAGTGGTTGCGTCAGGTAACAAGCGCTACCATTAATCGCTTAACGCGTGTGCAGTGTCTTCCCTGGAAATTGGGATTGTCTTTTACTCTGCGCAATTGGGGAAACTTTGCACTCCTGTTGCAGGATATGCTGCGCACCGACAGCTTATTATTGTACCTGTCGG ATAATCCGCTTCCGTCTAACTGCGAATTGATACAAGACCCGTCTGATGCCGTGCTTCAACGACTAAATGCGCTGATTACGGAGCCGCTTAAGATGTGCACTGTATTGAGTGGCTGCCGATGGACTTGTGGGCAGGATAAACGCAACTTTGAAGTCTGCACATTGCTAACTTCAGACACACAATTGCAAGTCGTCGGCAATGGCCGATTTAATTGGCTGACAACCAACGTGGAGCAGAAGCCACAGCTGGAACTTTCGTTGACACAACAGATGAGCAATCTAGTGGAAGCGGAACGAGTTACGGACTGCGAGTACAAAATCAACTTTCTGGACGAGACGGAAAATCAATGTGAACTGTGGCACCTTCAGTTCGAGACACAGGCTAATGCCGAATGCTGTCTGGACGTCATTGGTAAATCGTGGGAACAACTGTTTGGTGTGCCATTCAGTTATTCCGGAATGTAG